TCTGCACCGAAGTTTCCACCTCGTCTTCCACAGCGTCGACGTCTCGGTCAGGGGTATTTGGAATTTCAACTTCACTGGGACCTCATTCCTCACCGATATGGTTTGCAGGCCACGACGCGCTTTGTCATGACGCTGCAACTGAAAGTCGTGCGCCACTGACGGATGGCTGGTTAATTTCACCTAGGCGACATTCCAGTCGGAGAATTTAGCCTTTCAGCCCATTGACCGGATCGAACGGTGTAGAGATGAGAGTCACACGCGTATCTTAATTGTACAACATCAAGGAGGTCAGAGGGCAGATGATTGCATTGCGGTAAAGATGGGAGATCGaaataagaaacaaatcaaagCGAAGAAATCCCAGATCAGAATCCTACGGGGTGACGGAAAGTCGAATCAACGGCTGTCAAGTATTATAACCCTGATCGTGGGAAACGCCTGACTCAGCGGCgatatataattctaattatacAGTACATGGTTGTACCTATCGTTCGTCTTACCACCATGCAACTCTGTACCTGACCAACCAAATTTTATTTCAGTCTTGGCTCAGATTAAACGAGATCAATACCCGAAGCACTGTATCACCATCAATTCCCCAAGAAAATTGAATTTCCGCAAATCCGCGCCATCGTTCGCGACCAGGTAAGGCAACTATTGGGAGCATCGGAAAATCGACTGAAGTTCCAGGCCTTTGAAAAGACCATTCGCCTGCGCCAATTCAACCGTACTACCCGATCATAGCAAATTCCCGTCACAGTGCCGCCCGGCCGATCATTTGTATGGTCGATTGTGAGGCGAGCCCAGCCGCGAGAGTGCCCAATGGGGGCTCGCTGCACGGTGGTGAGAGTGGCCGTGGCGAGGGCACGGCCATCCTCGTGATCGCCATAGGTCCGTCGCCAATCCAACTGATCACAGCGGAAGCTGCCAGTAACCATACTCTATCTacctttgtttctttgtgGGATTCTCAACTGGCCCATCCCCCGTCTGTGCTACATACTGTATACTGAGTTGATTCGCTTGATTTGACCATGTTCTGGCGCTGATGTTGCTCGAGCTTTCTACGCCCTGACCAAATCACAGCTGGGTCTGGCCCACATGGTTCGCTCCTGTCTACCAAACGCTGATCAGTATCTTGTCAAAGTTCTTTCTTGACGGACACAGCGTGACTGTTATATGGTTATGGACTCATTGGCGACGACGGATTTGCCCGTTTATCAGCTCTGAACCAGCCTCGTGATTCGAGATCACGTCACAGAGATAGGCACCGCGGGCATCGCGATGAGGGGTCCTCGCCCGGTCAGCCTCTAGACCGGAGGATGTCTTAGAAGATGAGATTTTAGTGACCGCGGATCTCCACAATTTTATGCAGAGCAGATATTCCCCATCTCAATATTGAATACATTCATCCCTCCAACTAAGCTGTTCGCATATCTCTTCCCGGCCCAGGCAGCCAACTTCACACGGGCCAAACGGCGCAGTTGAACCCACTCTCTTGCAGCCTCGCGGTGGAATGACACAATGCGATTGTCTTAAAATGCCTCACGCGGTGGATGATGTTATTCCTCTCGACTCCCCACATATCCTGCCTTCCACGTTCCGCGACGAGTCAGATGCGCCTTTGACTTGCATATTCCTTTGTAGGTTATTTCCAGCGGAGCTCTGAGAGAATTTTTCAACAGCGGTGTGATGTTCCTGCATCGGTGGTCGTCGCGCACAATCATTCTCCGCTTCTTTACGCCAATATGTGGGTATGCTGATGTCTGCTTCTTTTTTACGGGGGGCAACTCGTCATGAAATGGAGCGCGACTCCAACTCGCTTGTCAACGAGGTCCTTCGACATAGCCTTGCGCTGTGCCGTCCTGAGAagctcctcatcgtcatgaTTCCCGCGATAAGGGAAAATCGTAAGGACTGGGTAACACGCCAGCGCTTTAAAAAGCTACAAAGTACAGCCCAGGATGTGATATCACCACGAGCATGTATCGCGACTCTGCGGAAATCGCAGACTACGGATGAAGGCACATATAACGACACAGACAACAGTACTCAAAGAATGAGATGTTCTTTCATTGAATTTTATTTGACCTAACAACCACATTCCTCCGTGGGATCCAAAGTTGTGAAGATTTCTAGACATCCACGAGTCAGCAATTGCTTGAATAAACCACTGATCAACACGTAGAGTAGTAACAGCTTTTTCAGAAGTCCATTCCATTCATTGAGCAGGTTACGAGAACCCGCCCTAAAATAAGAGGTACcagaaaaaataaaaaggttGTGTTTCATCATATAAAGCTGCAAAACTGGAGAGACATGAGGACACTAACCTGTGAGTGTAACCTGAAGAGTGACACTGTTAGAGAAAAGGCCGGAAATGAAGTCGCAAAGAGCAGCATTAAGCTCTGAGTCGCAAACTCGGCGAAAAGCAGGTGAGGAAACAAACCGGAaccagcaaagaaaagaaaagaaaaggctgCCAGATGAGCCTTAATTTAAGCGAGGCGTACCCGCACCACGTGACCCCACAAACCCACCACCCGCGCACACCGCCTTGAGGCCTCAGTTTCATCTTCTACACGATCTTCGACTTCGAAGAAATTTCACTCTATCCCGCGCAGCTCAACACCGTCGTCGACAACTAATCCGACAAAACCACCTTCATTCAAAATGGGTCGTCTTCACTCCAAGGGAAAGGGCATTGCGTCCTCCGCTCTGCCTTACTCTCGCTCTGCTCCCTCCTGGCTCAAGACCACCCGTGAGTACCGTCTTCGCAGAGGGAAATTCGCATGATACTGATTCCATTCCAGCTGAGCAGGTTGTCGACCAGATCTGCAAGCTCGCCAAGAAGGGTGCTACCCCCTCCCAGATTGGTGTTGTCCTCCGTGACTCCCACGGTATTGCCCAGGTCAAGCACGTCACCGGTATGTTCAGACTCCTCATGGTTGATATCGGGAGCAATCTCTAACAGTTCACGAATAGGTAACAAGATCCTCCGTATCTTGAAGTCCAGCGGTACGCCaatccccctcccccccaCACCCagatgagaaggaaatggtcGAACGCGAGTCGAGAGTAGCTTTCCCCCCAGGGAAATCTGCGCCTTGACCCGTTCCCATATTCCTCAtcgtaaaaaaaaaaatatattatgCCTCTGCTTGGTCAAACATGGCTGACAGAGTGATTTTTCAGGCCTCGCCCCCGAGCTCCCCGAGGATCTGTACCACCTCATCAAGAAGGCTGTTGCCGTCCGCAAGCACCTTGAGCGCAACCGCAAGGACAAGGACTCCAAGTTCcgtctcattctcatcgagTCCCGTATCCACCGTCTGTCTCGTTACTACAAGTCCGTCGGTGTCCTGCCCCCCACCTGGCGTTACGAGTCCGCTACCGCCTCCACCCTCGTTGCTTAAGTGGTTTTCCTCACTTGTGCTGGGTGTTGGTGTGTTGGCGCGGATAGGTCTTTCGAATTGGTCTCTTACCCTGAGAATGGGTGGGTTTTTAGTCATCTAGTGTTTGTTTTACAGGCATTAGGTGGTGATGGATTATATCTGTCGTCGAcaacaaaataaaatttcaTGACcaatctttttcttggtaGATGTTGTAGATAGTTGTTCTGTGTCGGTAGTATGTAGGATGTGTATATTCTTATATACCATGCTCACAAGCCCTGTTATGTGTGTCTGGTCTCTATTCGTCACCTTCAAAATACCTTGTCTACTCCATATGTATGGTATGTCAACATCTACAACCCATCTACACCAATATATACACCAGTAGATAACTATACATATCTCACCTCCCTAGCAACCGCATTACAAAGCTCAACTCTCACCCCAGCACCCCCAAGAACATGAATCCACAATCGCTGAGTATCACTCAAGCGATCATTCTCACTCTTCACCTCGACAAACATCACCTCCCGACTCTCCACCCGCCACAGAAACAGATCCGGAATCCCACCCCCACGCTGCTGATACTCCTGCGCCAGGACCTTGCAGATGGCCGCGAGGGCCTCGCCGCGGAAGCACCTCACGATGTCGACGAGGTCATCCAGCTCAAAGGTCCAATCGATGCCGATAGCACAGGGCTGGCGAGGTGCTTCACGAGCGTGAACAGCACGGAGGATACGTTCAGACTCGCCGTTGGTGATCTCCACCAGACGATGATTGATCTCCGAGGCGCGAGTAGCGTAGAAAGAGTCCGTATGGAGATCTAAGGGACAGGTTTGGAAAGGCGTCTGAAAAACATTCGGGACGTAGGTGAAGAGGATGTCGTAAAAGAGATAGCCGAACTGGAACATAATCAGATCAATCTCTACTTCGTTTCAcacggaaaagaaacaactCACCAGAGTCCGAACAATCCCTCCCTCAGAATGATATCCCTTCCACCCCTGATCCCGATACCAACTCAAACACATACTTTCCACCCGACACTCCCCACCATCCCTTTCATCAACCCAAACAGTCGCTCTCCCCCGTCTAGACATATCCTCCTGCGCAAGCGTATCCTCACGCTCAATACGAATACCCTCGACCGTCCGTTCCTCCGGCCTAGCCAACATAACATGACTAAAATCATGCTGCTCCCGTTTAACCACCTTAAGCGCCCTCTCAAGCTTCATAATCCGCTTCTGCAAATCATAATGGTAAATCAAATGGCAATCCGGATCCTGAAGACCCTCCTCACACGTCTGCAACGCAATCCGTCTCCAATGTTTCCGTTGCGCGTCCTCGCTGCGTCCTTCCCACGACATCAGATTCCACATATAGTGTTCCTCCAGGAGTGCTTTCCGCTGATACCACGACCCCCGCCGCGCAGCATGGAACAGTCGCTGACCCAGTAACTCACACAGAAGCCGATGCTCCTCTTTATACTCCTTGAACCTGCCTAGCGGGTAAAGTCCCTTGTGGATAATCCGCGTGTAGACCCACGCAGGCGAGAAGCGTCGTAAGTAAGCCCCCTCCCCACACTCATAGACACTATCTTCCTTTTGCTGCTCTTGCTGGCAGAGCTTCTTCCACCGGGGATACACTTTATAAGCATGATCCCGGACTTGGGTTAACAATTCCACTGTCGGCGTACCACTGAACTCCAGAATATGATCTATATCAAACTGCGTCCGCAACGCAGACTCAAATTCCAGCAGAAAAGCCCTCGACGGGAAAATCGAGCTCGACCGACAAACGACATACTCCGGGAAATTCCTCCGCGAGATCTTCGCCAGGATGATAGTGGTGAGGGATTTCTCCGTCCATTCCGTCGAGCGGTAAAAGACGAGATGGACGCGCTCGAAGAGTTCCCTCGGCGCAGTAGCGAGGCGGATACAATCCCCTGTGTAGTCGAGGATCTTCTGGGTGAAGTGGGTGTCGCGGTTGGCGGATGTtttgttggtgctggtggtggtccAGTCGAGGCCGGTTTGTTGTTGGCTGGCGCGGTGGAGGGCGGTTAGGAGgtcttttttgcttttgccttGTACTTTGGCGTCTTTGGCGAGAGTTTTGAGTTCATCTAGTAGGAGAAGGGAGCTGGCTTCTTCTAGGGTGGTGATTTGGTCTGTTTTATCGGCGAAGTGGAAGTAGGTAATTGGTTCTGGGGTGTTAGGGTGGTCTGTGTCGATGGGGGGTGAGGTTGCTGGGGGTGGGTTTATGGGGAGGGTACGGGTGCGTTGGAGGTCGTTTACGGCGCTTGTGAGGTCTGAGATGTCGGAGTAGTAGCCTAGTCGGTTGATCCGATGCCAGGCCGAGGTCTTTCGGAGGAAGAGTCGCACGTATCTGTTTCTGTTAGTATGTGACTAGATTGTTCAATCTGTGGTTGGACTTAACTTACAGATACTGTGATTCATACGATAACTCCTTCCACTGCTTGAAGACCTCCATCTCAGCATCGTCGAATAGATGCGCCTCCTCATCTAGCACAGTTTCCAGCGCCAGATTGAACGCATCCACGTAGATAGAGCTCTTCCCCTTCCGCCACTTGCCATCCTGCAACCGTTCTCGTAGTCCGGGCTCTTCCTCGTGATCTGAAATGGACTGCGAGGCTTCATATTCCTCGATTGCATGGCTATCCGTATCGATAGCGGGCAGTGAAGACTCGAGTTCCGTCTGGCTTCCAGGAAAGGGAAGTTCATCTCCCTCTGGCTCTTGGCCTAGATACGGTGTGCTCGCAGTGTCCTCCACATCTGGGTTAACCAAAGGCGTCTCCGGTATCTCTAACCCATCTTTCCGGCCAGTAACAGCATCGCTGAGACCAGTAGCGTCGTCCGTATCATCCGCCGTAGTTTTTCTGCGCTTGACCGACGGCCGCAGGGTGTCCCAGTAGTCCAGCAGGGACATGCTGCCAGGGCGTACTTATCAACATGAGAGTcaccaaaaagaaaccccCAAGAAACCCTTATCTACGACCTAACGCCAACATCCAAATGGCGAGACGCGCG
This Aspergillus flavus chromosome 1, complete sequence DNA region includes the following protein-coding sequences:
- a CDS encoding 40S ribosomal protein uS15, translated to MGRLHSKGKGIASSALPYSRSAPSWLKTTPEQVVDQICKLAKKGATPSQIGVVLRDSHGIAQVKHVTGNKILRILKSSGLAPELPEDLYHLIKKAVAVRKHLERNRKDKDSKFRLILIESRIHRLSRYYKSVGVLPPTWRYESATASTLVA
- a CDS encoding VRR-NUC domain-containing protein; this encodes MSLLDYWDTLRPSVKRRKTTADDTDDATGLSDAVTGRKDGLEIPETPLVNPDVEDTASTPYLGQEPEGDELPFPGSQTELESSLPAIDTDSHAIEEYEASQSISDHEEEPGLRERLQDGKWRKGKSSIYVDAFNLALETVLDEEAHLFDDAEMEVFKQWKELSYESQYLYVRLFLRKTSAWHRINRLGYYSDISDLTSAVNDLQRTRTLPINPPPATSPPIDTDHPNTPEPITYFHFADKTDQITTLEEASSLLLLDELKTLAKDAKVQGKSKKDLLTALHRASQQQTGLDWTTTSTNKTSANRDTHFTQKILDYTGDCIRLATAPRELFERVHLVFYRSTEWTEKSLTTIILAKISRRNFPEYVVCRSSSIFPSRAFLLEFESALRTQFDIDHILEFSGTPTVELLTQVRDHAYKVYPRWKKLCQQEQQKEDSVYECGEGAYLRRFSPAWVYTRIIHKGLYPLGRFKEYKEEHRLLCELLGQRLFHAARRGSWYQRKALLEEHYMWNLMSWEGRSEDAQRKHWRRIALQTCEEGLQDPDCHLIYHYDLQKRIMKLERALKVVKREQHDFSHVMLARPEERTVEGIRIEREDTLAQEDMSRRGRATVWVDERDGGECRVESMCLSWYRDQGWKGYHSEGGIVRTLFGYLFYDILFTYVPNVFQTPFQTCPLDLHTDSFYATRASEINHRLVEITNGESERILRAVHAREAPRQPCAIGIDWTFELDDLVDIVRCFRGEALAAICKVLAQEYQQRGGGIPDLFLWRVESREVMFVEVKSENDRLSDTQRLWIHVLGGAGVRVELCNAVAREVRYV